The Virgibacillus sp. SK37 region GAGCTTTGTTTTGTCCTGATAAGTTGTTCTGAGGCCTATAGCCTTTTTTAATGGCCTTCTTCATACCTCTTTTTATCTTTGTATTATGAATGATACGTTGATATTCTTCTACTATGCCAACAATTTGCAAGACCATAGAGTCTGATTCTGACAACTCCAGTTCACCTTCATGTATAGCTGTAAAAATCGGTATGTCGAGCTTTTTCAAATGATGAAATAAAGCAATTTTTGTATTCCCCCGCCCAAGCCTTGTTTCATCCTGAATAAGTAGACAATCCGCTCTATTGGAAGTAAAATAATCAAGCATTTCATAGATACCATCTCTATTAATCTCATAGCCGCTTATTTGTTCTTCTATACATGCAATAATTGAAAATCCATTTTGTCTTGCTAGACTTTGCAATTCTTCCTTCTGCCTACTTAAAGAGGTTTCCTGTGTTGATTTATCTGTACTGACTCGACAATAAATAATAGCATTCATACACTAAACTTCTCCTGCCTTTTACTCTTATATTCTTCAACTTGTAACCATAGCATAATACAAAAATCCTAATGTTAATGCAAATGCCACCAGATAGAATACGTCTGTTTTTGTTAATTTTCCAAACATAGTAAAATCCACCTCCTGCAAAATTAGAACTTCTGTTCGTTCATCTAACAAAAGTATTACACGAACATATGATCTTGTCAAGCTTTTTCTCGAACGAACGTTTGCTTTTTCTATCTCCCAATGATAAACTAATACTAATTAAACTATATGTGCGAGGTGTTTGATAGATGACAAAACTTTCTAATAGACAGCAAATGATTTTAGACTTTATAAAAGAAGAAGTTACTAAAAAGGGTTATCCACCATCAGTTAGGGAAATAGCGGTTGCTGTTGGGCTTGCTTCGAGCTCAACAGTGCATGGGCATCTTGCCAGACTGGAAAGCAAAGGGTTTATTCGCAGAGATCCTACGAAACCCAGAGCGATTGAAATACTTGATATTACAGGGGAAGATAGCATTCCAAGGGAGGAAGCGATCTATGCTCCTGTTATTGGTAAAGTAACTGCCGGACTTCCTATTACAGCAGTAGAAAACATTGAGGAATTTGTGCCACTTCCAAGTAATACAGCTAGCCCGGATGATCAACTATTTGTTTTGGTAATTGAAGGAGAGAGTATGATTGAGGCTGGAATCCTTGATGGAGACATGGTCATAGTAAAACAGCAAAACACTGCCCAGAACAGTGATATTGTGGTTGCTATGACAGAAGAAAACGAAGCAACAGTTAAACGCTTTTTTAAAGAACGCGATCATATACGGTTACAACCCGAAAACGCAACTATGGAACCATTATTGTACAAAAATGTAAGTATACTAGGAAAAGTTATTGGATTGTATCGCAATATCCATTAAAAACAGCATCAACAATTTGAATTTAACAAGCTAAATCGCCCTTTCTCGGACGCAAGTGCTATACAAGACTCCTATGCAGAGCCAAAATTTTATACTTTATTACATTAAAAAAACTGCCATAATGGCAGTTTTTTAGATTTCAAGTCAATTTGCTTTCTTAGTACGTACTTAAATATTGTTCTCTTTCCCAAGGATGTACCGTCGTGCGGAACATATCCCATTCAATTTCTTTTGCTTCCAGGAAATGTTCATATAAATGATCTCCAAGCGCTTTAACAATAACCTCATCCTGCTCTAATTCTCTCAAAGCACCCATTAGTGTAGAAGGTAAATCCTTAATTCCGTTCTCTTCTCGTTCCGCTCTAGTCATTACATAAATATTTCGGTCAACAGCAGCTGGCGGGGTTAGTTTATTTTCAACACCATCAAGCCCAGCTGCTAATAATACTGCCATAGCCATGTATGGGTTGGCTGCCGGGTCCACACTACGTACTTCAATCCGTGTACTGAGACCTCTGGAGTATGGAATACGTACCAAAGGACTTCTGTTTGCTGCGGACCAAGCTACATAGGATGGAGCTTCATATCCAGGAACAAGTCTCTTATATGAGTTCACTGTTGGATTAGTTACTGCTGTGAAGTTTGTTGCGTGCTTCATAATACCAGCCGTAAATTGAAATGCTACATCACTTAGTTGCATGTCACCCTGCTTATCAAAAAACATATTTTTCCCATTTTTAAACAGCGACATGTTTACATGCATTCCAGAACCATTTACACCAAACAAAGGTTTTGGCATAAAAGTAGCATGAAGATTATGTTTTCTGGCAATTGTTTTTACTACTAGTTTAAATGTTTGAATATCATCAGCATGTTTAACTGCATCCGCATATTTAAAGTCAATTTCGTGTTGGCCTGGTGCGCCCTCATGATGAGATGCTTCAATTTCAAAGCCCATTTCTTCTAATTCAAGAACAATGTCTCTACGGCAATTTTCCCCTAAATCAGTTGGAGCAAGATCAAAATAGCCTCCGCGATCATTCAGTTCCAGAGAAGGATCGCCTTTTTCATCTAATTTAAATAAAAAGAATTCCGGTTCTGTACCGATATTAAAAGCATCAAAGCCTAGCTCTTCCATTTTCTTCAAATTACGCTTAAGGTTATAGCGAGGACATCCTTCAAATGGAGTTCCATCCGGATTGTAAATATCACAAATAAAGCGGGCTACTTTACCTTTATCTGATGTCCATGGAAATACCACAAACGAATCAAGATCTGGATATAAATACATATCTGATTCCTCAATCCGAACAAAACCTTCGATGGAAGACCCGTCAAACATCATCTTATTATCTAGTGCTTTTTTAAGTTGACTTAGTGGAATTTCCACATTCTTGATAATTCCCAGCATATCTGTAAATTGCAGACGAATAAATCGTACGTTCTCTTCCTCGATTTGCCTTAATATTTCCTCTTTGGTAATTCGTTTTCCCATCATTTCTCCTCCTGATTTGAGTTGGATTTATATAAAGAGAGGATAACTCTCTTTTTCCTAATTCCTAAAAAACCTTGATAATTCTCCTTGTCTCAAGCTCGCTTTCCCATATCTTCCTGCCTCATTTAACTCATTTCGTAAAATACTTCGTAGTTCCTTATCAGAAAGCTCGGTTTTACCTTGTGTTTTTGGCTCATCACTTACTTCTTCAAGTAATAGTTTAATACCAGCAATATTTAAACCACGATCAAGTAGTGATTTAATTTCTAGTAACTTATCCACATCATTAAATGAGAATAATCTTTGATTACCTGTAGTTCTTTCGGGATGAATTAGACTGTTTTCTTCGTAATATCTTATCTGTCTTGCTGTTAATTCCGTTAGTTTAATAACTATCCCAATAGAGAATAAGGGCATGGATCGTCTCTCTTTATCATTCAACACATAACCCCCTTATGTAATTATGTAACTTATTATAATTTATGTCAGCTTAACTGTCAAATTGATGTTAGGTTTCCTAACATTATAGAATAAATAAAAAGGAAGAGATAGCTTCCTCTCTTCCTTTTCCCTTTTATAAAGTTAAAAAACCTTTTCTTTGAAGTTCTTTTACCGATTGAGTAATAGCTATCTTTACATGCGCATAGGTTAAACCACCCTGAACAAAAACAATGTACGGAGACCGCAATGGTCCATCTGCTGACAATTCAATACTCGAACCCTGAATAAACGTCCCGGCTGCCATAATAACCTGATCCTCATATCCGGGCATCTCACTAGGATATGGTTTAACAAATGAGTTAACAGGAGAATTTTCTTGAATAGCCTGACAAAAAGCTACCATTTCCTTTTCCTCTTGAAACGTTACAGATTGAATTAAGTCAGTACGAACTGCTTGATAATGAGGAGATGTTGTATAGCCTGCTAATTCTAACAATCTGGAAGTGAAAACTGCGCCTTTTAAAGCTTCTCCGACAACATGTGGAGCTAAAAAGAATCCTTGGTACATTTCATGCAATGTATTTAGCGTTGCTCCAGTTTCCTTACCAAGACCTGGTGCTGTTAACCTGTTGGCACATTGCAGAACAAGTTTTTCCTTCCCAACGATATAACCGCCAGCACGGACCATTCCTCCACCAGGGTTTTTAATTAATGATCCTGCCATAATATCTGCACCGACATGTAATGGCTCTATTTCTTCGACAAATTCACCATAGCAATTATCTACAAAAATGATAATATCTTCATTTAAATCTTTAATGAATTTAACCATTTCTCCTATTTCTTCTACTGTGAACGAAGGCCGGTCATCATACCCTTTTGATCTTTGAATACCAATTACTTTCGTTTTGCTGCTTATATTTTCTTGGATAGAAGGATAATTAACGGACCCATTTAAATTTAAATTGACTTCTTTGTAGGAAACTTGAAAGTCTTTTAACGAGCCGGTAGCAGGTTTACCGCGCTTACCAATAACTTCCTCTAACGTATCATAAGGTTTTCCGGTTATATAAATAAGTTCATCGCCTGGTCTTAACAATCCAAATAGAGTGGTGGAAATAGCATGAGTACCTGATACCAACTGGGGTCTGACAAGGGCATCCTCTCCCCCAAATACATCTGCATAAACTTTCTCTAAGACTTCTCTTCCCATGTCATCATAGCCATACCCGCTCGTCGAATTAAAATGACTGTCACTCACACGATTTCTCTTAAACGCATCTAGCACTCGTTTCTGATTTATCGCTACAGTTTTATTAATTTTATTATGAATATGCTTGCAATCTTTTTCTGCTTTTTCTACTAATTGTTCTAACATTGGTTGTTTTTACTCCTCTAACAGGCTCTCTAAAGCGTGATCTTTCCGCATATAGCCTTTTACTGTATATTGATTTTTTTCTTCATTAAAGTATTTTTCCGTAACAATTGACTCCAACTCAAGTCTGTTCATTATTTTTCCTTCATCCGGTCGTAATTCCAGGGAATAATACTTCCATTCTTTTATTAAGGTTTCTTCGATTTTGGTTTCCAATCTGCTTAAATCCTCATCTCCATAGGCGCTCATAATGAAATAAGGATGGTTTGAAGGTATAAACTCTTTTTCCATTAAATCTTTTTTATTATAAATATTTAACATAGGGATTGTATCTGCATGTAATTCTTCCAATAATTTACGTACAGTATGCTGATGTTGTTCAAGATCAGGATTTGAACCATCTACAACATGCAAAAGAAAATCCGCTTCAGTCACTTCCTCTAACGTGGACTTAAATGCTGCAATTAATGATGTAGGTAAATCCTGAATAAAGCCTACCGTATCTGTGAGTAATGGCTGGAATCCGGATGGCAGTTTAATTTGCCGAGTTAATGGATCCAGAGTAGCAAAAAGCTTATCTTCTACCATACTTTCACTATCAGTTAAACGATTGAATAAAGTTGACTTTCCAGCATTTGTATAACCTACAATGGCAATTTGAAAAACTTCATTGGCTTTTCGTCTCTTTCTATATTGCTCCCTTTGCTGTGCTACAGAGGATAGTCTTCTTTTAATATCATAAATTCTACGTCTAATATGTCTTTGGTCTGTCTCCAGCTTTGTCTCACCAGGACCTCTCGTACCAATTCCCGCACCTAATCTGGACATGCTCACACCTTGCCCGCGGAGTCTTGGTAGCATATATTCCAACTGAGCAAGTTCAACTTGAAGTTTTCCCTCTTTGGTTCTAGCCCTTTGAGCGAATATATCAAGGATCAATTGACTTCTGTCGATAATGCGTACACCGAATTCATTTCCTAAATTACGCAGTTGCCCTGAAGAAAGCTCATCATTTGAGATAACCAGCTCGATATCTAATTCCTCAATTTCCTGTTTTATTTCTTCCATTTTTCCAGTCCCAATGTAATTAGCTGGATGAATCCGATCTCGTTTCTGTACCATTACTTTCTCAACCGCTCCGCCGGCAGTGTGACTTAAAGAAATGAGTTCTTTTAAAGAAGATTGGAATCTTTCTTCATTTTGTCTTGGTCGCATAACTGCAATAACTAGTATTTTTTCTGCTGTCATATTTAAACCTCTTTCTATCAGCCCTTAACGTATTTCATACATATTATTATCATACCAAACGGAGCATATGATAACCAAATATTGCGCTATCAATTATCCATCAGCAGATCTTTTTCTGTTAATGTAATCAAGTCGTCTGTAGTTAGGTTATTCCTTTTTAAGAGACGAACTGCATGAAGTCTTATTGCATTTTCAATAACATTTCGTACATAGCGTGCATTGGAGAAATTACGGCCTTTTTCTTGGGTTTTTTTAAATAAATGCATTCTCAATTCCTGTTCTGCTTCTTTTGTTAGACGATATTCGCGTTCTGCAGCCATTTGCCTTGCTATTTTCATTAATTGACTTATTTCGTAATCCTCAAAATCCAATATAAATGGGAACCTGGACTGCAAGCCTGGATTTAACGTAAGAAATCTTTCCATTTCATACGGATAGCCTGCTAAGATTAATACAAAATCATTATGATGATCTTCCATATGCTTCACAAGCGTATCAATGGCTTCTTTTCCAAAATCCTTATCTCCACCTCGTGCCAGTGAGTATGCTTCATCTATAAACAGAATTCCTCCCATTGCCTTTTGAATAATAGTACGGGTTTTTTGAGCGGTTTGACCAATATATTCACCAACAAGATCGGCTCTTTCAGCTTCAATAAAGTGACCCTTTGATAATAAATTCATTTCAAAATATAACTTTGCTAACTTCCTTGCAACAGTAGTTTTTCCTGTCCCAGGATTTCCTTTAAATAACATATGGAGAACTTGCTTAGAGTTCTTTAATCCTAATTCATTTCTTTTCTGATTAATCACTACCGTAGCATAAATTTCTTTTATTGTTTTTTTCAAATCTTGTAAGCCGATAATCGAAGAAAATTCTTGATCTATATGTGTAAATGGATTGTTCTCAAAGGAAGAAATTGATTTTTGGGATTGTCGCTCTTCGTTTTTTTGTTCTTTTAATACAATATTAATTTGACCTTTCTTGTTCCTGATTAATTGTGTTTCCATACCATCACCTCTCAGTCAATTCAGTATACGCACCTAACCGATATGGTGTGACATTCGCCTATATATATTTAAGCGTATTTTGATGGGGTGTGTTTAATATAACCAGGAGTCCCGGAAATGCATACACCACAAGAGTTGCTGAAAAAATTTACTTTTGTACATAGATGTTTAAAAAGAGAGCGCGCTTCTTAAACTGTTCAATTCAATACTTCTTAAGATAACTTATTACAAATTTATAAAAACGGGTACTACTGCAAATGTTGGGATACAAATGTATTTTGTTCATTCATAGTTGGAGGAAACTCCGAAGTAATTTTGTAGTAGTTTATTTCATTTTAAGGAGGTGAATAGACCCATTGATTTCCACTGCAGGGGGACGCTTTCCGCCGGCATGGCTTCAGCCGCTTCCTCCGCTACGCTCCGTGCAGGGTCTTCAGCTCATGCTATTCCGGCAGGAGTCGCCCCCTTCCGCTCCAATCAATTTGTATCTGCTTTAAACCATAAATAGCGGGTTAATATCTAACCACTTTACCAGTGTAGGAAAAACACGAAGACTCCTATGGGAAAAGCAACAGTTGAAGATCCCGCAGGAAGTGATTTTTTTCTTCCGAGGAAGCTGAAGCGTTGCCCACGGAAAGCGAAGTGTTTTTTCCGAAACGGTCGCTTAGAGTACTATCAAGTTACTTCGTAGTTTATCTATTTTCCGAATCATTGAATAACCCCAACATATATATTAGAACCTAAAAACGGGTGCTGTTCAGCACCCGTTGCAAAATCTATTCAGTTTCTAAAGATACATTTTTAACTGGAGCGAAAGTGGATATTGCATGTTTGAAAATTAATTGTTGCTTTCCTTCTGTCTCAAGTAAAACTGTGAAATTATCAAATGCTTTTAATGTCCCTCTTAATTGGAATCCATTTGTTAAGAAAACAGTTACTGCAATGCGATTTTTTCTTAGTTGATTCAGGTATTGGTCTTGAATATTAACATTTTGAGCCATTATGTTTCCTCCTCATTTCTATCTATATATAACTATTTCTATTTGTCTTCCAATAATCCTGCTAGATCATCTAAAATCTTTGTAAAAACTTCATGATATGTATTTGGATTAATCGAATACCATCTTATATTCATCTTATTGCGAAACCAAGTATATTGTCGTTTTGCGTACCTTCTTGAATTTCGCTTTAAATTTTCAACTGCTTCTTCAAATGGCTGCTTTCCTTGAATATAGGGAATCATTTCTTTGTAACCAATCGCCTTCATAGAACCACATGCTTCATAACCCTTTTCATATAACGACCTCACTTCTTCAACCAGTCCGTCATTAATCATTTTGTCTACTCGTTGGTTAATCCGATTATATAATAGCTCTCTCTCCATTTCCAAGCCGATAAAAATAACGTTGTAAGGAGATTCTACCGTTTGCTCTTTTTGAAGCTGAGACATTTTCAATCCTGTTATTTCATAGATTTCTAATGCTCGAATTACTCTGCGGTAATTATTTGGATGGATTTTTTCAGCTTGTTCTGGGTCAATTGCACGCAATCGATCATACAGGTGTTTAATTCCTAATTCTGCTCTTTCGTTTTCCAATCGCTTCGTAATTCGCTCATCACGTCTTGCTGGAGAAAAATTGTAGTCAAATAAAGCGGCCTGTATATATAGGCCACTTCCCCCTACAATAATTGGGAGCTTCCCTATGGCACCTATCGATTCAATACATGCTTGCACATGGTTTTTAAAATCCGCAGCAGAGTATGCTTCATTAGGCTCTTTTATATCTATTAAATGATGGGGGATTGCTTCCATTTCCCGCTCCTCAATTTTTGCAGTTCCAATATCCATCCCTCTATATACCTGCATGGAATCTCCGCTGATAATTTCAGCGTCAAATCGCTTTGCTATCTCAATACTTAATTTTGTTTTGCCTACTGCCGTTGGACCGACAATTGCAATTACTGTTTTTTTCATACCTCTTCCCCTACATACTGATTATTTACTCATAAGCCTGATAAGCTCGGAACATCCATAGGTTTTTTTCCAGTTTTGTCTGTAAAGAAATAAGTAAATCTTCCGTAGGATGATCCTTATGCTTATCAGCTAAAACAAGTCCCTCATCCCGAATTTCTGAGATGATTTGTTGGAAATCTTTTATTAGTTGAGATACTATTTCACTTTCTTTATCATCTGCATTTGCTTCTTCTAATGTAGACTCTTTTAAATACTTGGTCATTGTTGCCAAAGGTTTCCCTTCGATCATTAAAATTCTTTCTGCAATTTCATCAAGTTCACTGGCAAACATCTCATACAACGCTTCAAATTTTTCATGAAGCTGAAAAAAATGTCTCCCTTGGACAAACCAATGATATCGGTGTAACTTAACATACATTACAAAGTAATTTGATAATAACTGATTTAGGAAGTTTATTAACCTCTGATTTTCCATTTTTACACCTCTGAGCTTTTTATTCTCATTATTAACTTGGTGTGTTATTTTTATACAGCACTTACATTACACGTTTAAACATTTTCTCTAATTCATAGGAAGAAAAATGAACGATTATCGGTCTGCCATGTGGGCAGGTGAATGGGTCTGTTGTTTTGCGTAGATCTTCTAACAGACGAAACATATCA contains the following coding sequences:
- a CDS encoding recombinase family protein, which translates into the protein MNAIIYCRVSTDKSTQETSLSRQKEELQSLARQNGFSIIACIEEQISGYEINRDGIYEMLDYFTSNRADCLLIQDETRLGRGNTKIALFHHLKKLDIPIFTAIHEGELELSESDSMVLQIVGIVEEYQRIIHNTKIKRGMKKAIKKGYRPQNNLSGQNKAPGRDRISFPIEEVIRLREKNLTFEEIATTLNGLGYSVSKATVHRRYKEFHNT
- the lexA gene encoding transcriptional repressor LexA — its product is MTKLSNRQQMILDFIKEEVTKKGYPPSVREIAVAVGLASSSTVHGHLARLESKGFIRRDPTKPRAIEILDITGEDSIPREEAIYAPVIGKVTAGLPITAVENIEEFVPLPSNTASPDDQLFVLVIEGESMIEAGILDGDMVIVKQQNTAQNSDIVVAMTEENEATVKRFFKERDHIRLQPENATMEPLLYKNVSILGKVIGLYRNIH
- the glnA gene encoding type I glutamate--ammonia ligase; this translates as MGKRITKEEILRQIEEENVRFIRLQFTDMLGIIKNVEIPLSQLKKALDNKMMFDGSSIEGFVRIEESDMYLYPDLDSFVVFPWTSDKGKVARFICDIYNPDGTPFEGCPRYNLKRNLKKMEELGFDAFNIGTEPEFFLFKLDEKGDPSLELNDRGGYFDLAPTDLGENCRRDIVLELEEMGFEIEASHHEGAPGQHEIDFKYADAVKHADDIQTFKLVVKTIARKHNLHATFMPKPLFGVNGSGMHVNMSLFKNGKNMFFDKQGDMQLSDVAFQFTAGIMKHATNFTAVTNPTVNSYKRLVPGYEAPSYVAWSAANRSPLVRIPYSRGLSTRIEVRSVDPAANPYMAMAVLLAAGLDGVENKLTPPAAVDRNIYVMTRAEREENGIKDLPSTLMGALRELEQDEVIVKALGDHLYEHFLEAKEIEWDMFRTTVHPWEREQYLSTY
- a CDS encoding MerR family transcriptional regulator gives rise to the protein MNDKERRSMPLFSIGIVIKLTELTARQIRYYEENSLIHPERTTGNQRLFSFNDVDKLLEIKSLLDRGLNIAGIKLLLEEVSDEPKTQGKTELSDKELRSILRNELNEAGRYGKASLRQGELSRFFRN
- a CDS encoding methionine gamma-lyase family protein; translated protein: MLEQLVEKAEKDCKHIHNKINKTVAINQKRVLDAFKRNRVSDSHFNSTSGYGYDDMGREVLEKVYADVFGGEDALVRPQLVSGTHAISTTLFGLLRPGDELIYITGKPYDTLEEVIGKRGKPATGSLKDFQVSYKEVNLNLNGSVNYPSIQENISSKTKVIGIQRSKGYDDRPSFTVEEIGEMVKFIKDLNEDIIIFVDNCYGEFVEEIEPLHVGADIMAGSLIKNPGGGMVRAGGYIVGKEKLVLQCANRLTAPGLGKETGATLNTLHEMYQGFFLAPHVVGEALKGAVFTSRLLELAGYTTSPHYQAVRTDLIQSVTFQEEKEMVAFCQAIQENSPVNSFVKPYPSEMPGYEDQVIMAAGTFIQGSSIELSADGPLRSPYIVFVQGGLTYAHVKIAITQSVKELQRKGFLTL
- the hflX gene encoding GTPase HflX — translated: MTAEKILVIAVMRPRQNEERFQSSLKELISLSHTAGGAVEKVMVQKRDRIHPANYIGTGKMEEIKQEIEELDIELVISNDELSSGQLRNLGNEFGVRIIDRSQLILDIFAQRARTKEGKLQVELAQLEYMLPRLRGQGVSMSRLGAGIGTRGPGETKLETDQRHIRRRIYDIKRRLSSVAQQREQYRKRRKANEVFQIAIVGYTNAGKSTLFNRLTDSESMVEDKLFATLDPLTRQIKLPSGFQPLLTDTVGFIQDLPTSLIAAFKSTLEEVTEADFLLHVVDGSNPDLEQHQHTVRKLLEELHADTIPMLNIYNKKDLMEKEFIPSNHPYFIMSAYGDEDLSRLETKIEETLIKEWKYYSLELRPDEGKIMNRLELESIVTEKYFNEEKNQYTVKGYMRKDHALESLLEE
- the spoVK gene encoding stage V sporulation protein K; protein product: METQLIRNKKGQINIVLKEQKNEERQSQKSISSFENNPFTHIDQEFSSIIGLQDLKKTIKEIYATVVINQKRNELGLKNSKQVLHMLFKGNPGTGKTTVARKLAKLYFEMNLLSKGHFIEAERADLVGEYIGQTAQKTRTIIQKAMGGILFIDEAYSLARGGDKDFGKEAIDTLVKHMEDHHNDFVLILAGYPYEMERFLTLNPGLQSRFPFILDFEDYEISQLMKIARQMAAEREYRLTKEAEQELRMHLFKKTQEKGRNFSNARYVRNVIENAIRLHAVRLLKRNNLTTDDLITLTEKDLLMDN
- the hfq gene encoding RNA chaperone Hfq; amino-acid sequence: MAQNVNIQDQYLNQLRKNRIAVTVFLTNGFQLRGTLKAFDNFTVLLETEGKQQLIFKHAISTFAPVKNVSLETE
- the miaA gene encoding tRNA (adenosine(37)-N6)-dimethylallyltransferase MiaA, coding for MKKTVIAIVGPTAVGKTKLSIEIAKRFDAEIISGDSMQVYRGMDIGTAKIEEREMEAIPHHLIDIKEPNEAYSAADFKNHVQACIESIGAIGKLPIIVGGSGLYIQAALFDYNFSPARRDERITKRLENERAELGIKHLYDRLRAIDPEQAEKIHPNNYRRVIRALEIYEITGLKMSQLQKEQTVESPYNVIFIGLEMERELLYNRINQRVDKMINDGLVEEVRSLYEKGYEACGSMKAIGYKEMIPYIQGKQPFEEAVENLKRNSRRYAKRQYTWFRNKMNIRWYSINPNTYHEVFTKILDDLAGLLEDK
- a CDS encoding Dps family protein, coding for MENQRLINFLNQLLSNYFVMYVKLHRYHWFVQGRHFFQLHEKFEALYEMFASELDEIAERILMIEGKPLATMTKYLKESTLEEANADDKESEIVSQLIKDFQQIISEIRDEGLVLADKHKDHPTEDLLISLQTKLEKNLWMFRAYQAYE